TGTAACACATGGTCGGAACTTACGCCTTGTAATGCCCATTTACGTGATCTGGCCGAATCTGTTAAACGTGGAGTTTTTGAGGCCGGCGGTTTCCCGGTGGAGTTTCCTATCATGAGTTTAGGCGAAACTTTGCTTAAACCGACAGCCATGCTTTTCAGAAACCTGGCCAGTATGGACGCCGAAGAATCGATCCGCGGCAACCCGATAGATGGGGTTGTGTTACTAACCGGCTGTGATAAAACCACACCATCTACCATGATGGGAGCTGCAAGCGTAGGTTTGCCCACTATAGTGGTGCCGGGCGGGCCTATGCTGAACGGGAAATACCGGGGCACAGATATCGGATCGGGCACGGCAGTATGGAAGTTGACCGATGACCTTAAAACCGGTAAAATAACCAACGACGAATACCTGGCTGCCGAAAGCTGCATGTCACGAAGTGCGGGCCATTGCATGACGATGGGTACCGCCTCTACCATGGCCTGCATGGTCGAGTCCTTGGGAATGTGCCTTTCGCAGGCTGCGGCTACCCCGGCGGTCGATTCAAGGAAAAAAGTACTGGCACAGCTATCAGGCAGGCGTATTGTTGAAATGGTAAAGGAGGGATTAACCATATCGAAAGTACTAACCCGTACCGCCTTCGAAAACGCCATTAAAGTAAACGCCGCGATAGGAGGCTCTACCAATTTCATTATCCATCTTACAGCAATTGCCGGGCGTATCGGCGTAGACTTATGCCTTGACGATTTTGACAGGCTGGGCAGTAAAATACCCCTGCTGCTCAACCTGATGCCTTCTGGTAAATACCTGATGGAGGATTTTTACTATGCAGGCGGGATGCCGGTTGTATTGAAAGAACTGAGTAAGGAGCTGGATCTGGATGCGATAACAGTAACCGGTAAATCGCATGCCGAAAATATAAAAGATGAAGGCATCTGCTATAATAATGATGTTATTGCAGGTCACGATAGCCCCATCATCCCCGAGGGGGGTATTGCCGTTTTAAAAGGAAATCTGGCCATTAACGGCGCGGTGATCAAACCTTCGGCAGCTACACCATCGCTCATGCAGCATACCGGCAGGGCCGTGGTTTTTGAAACTATTGAAGATTATCATGCAAGGGTTGACGAACCTGAACTTGATATTGACGAAACCTGCGTAATGGTGTTAAAAAACGTTGGCCCGGTAGGCTACCCGGGTATGCCCGAGGTTGGTAACATGGTATTGCCCAAAAAACTGCTGGATAAAGGGATTACGGATATGGTGAGAATCTCAGACGGACGCATGAGCGGCACGGCTTATGGCACCGTTGTGCTTCACGTTTCGCCGGAATCGGCCATTGGCGGTAACCTGGCACTTGTGGAAAACGGCGATCTGATCCGCCTTGATGTACCCGCCAGAACGATAGACCTGCTTGTAGATGAGGCTGAACTTGAAAAACGGAGGCAGTTATGGAAACAACCTGCTTATCATACCGACAGGGGCTATGTGTCCATGTACCAGCGCCACGTGCAGCAGGCCGATAAAGGAGCCGATCTTGACTTCCTGGTAGGTAACTCCGGATCTGTTGTAACCCGCGACTCGCATTAAATTAAGCTGATAACGATGACCATACTTGTACTCATCCTTGGCATTTTATTACTTGTTGCGCTGATAACCTGGGCAAAGGTGAATGCTTTTCTTGCCTTTATTATTGTGGCGCTGCTGGCGGGCTGTTGCTTCGGCATGCCGTTTACAGCGGTTATTGCATCAGTAAATAAAGGGCTGGGCGATACATTAGGATCAGTAGCAATTATTATAGTGTTAGGTGCCATGCTGGGTAAACTGGTTGCCGAAAGCGGTGCGGCCCAGCGTATAGCCCATTTTATGCATGGTTTGTTTGGTGCCCGGTATGTAAGCTATGCCATGGCCCTTACAGGTTTTATTGTGGGAATCCCTTTATATTATAATGTAGGGTTCATACTGCTGGTGCCTATCATTTTCTCGGTTGCTTCCAGTTATCGTTTGCCGCTGTTATATGTGGGTATGCCTATGCTTACGGCTTTATCGGTAATGCATGGTTTTTTACCGCCGCATCCTTCGCCAATGACACTCGTCAGTGTTTTTCATGCAGATGTAGTAAAAACATTTGGCTACGGGCTCATCATCGCTGCTCCTGCTATCATTATAGCAGGGCCCATATTTTCAGCTACTCTCAAAAAGATAGGCCCCAATGGCCTTCAGTTTGCCGGTAGTTCGGTCAATTTGCCTGCCGATGAGTTACCGGGCATTGTTAACAGCATATGCTCATCCCTTTTACCTGTTGTGCTGATTGGTGTGGCTTATTTGCTGCCCGTACTTTTTGGTGAAACATCTTTTATAAAAAATATAGCATCATGGCTTGCTGAACCAATTATTGCTATGCTGGTAACGATAATTATAAGCACTTACACGCTTGGATTATACAAAGGCAGGCCATTAGCAAAAATAATGGATGCTTATGTATCGGCAGTAAAAGATATAGCTATGGTGTTGCTCATTATTGGCAGCGCCGGCGCATTAAAGCAGGTATTTGTAGATAGCCATTTAAGTGATGCACTTGCCGGCATGCTGATTAACAGCACTATGCATCCCTTATTGCTTGCCTGGCTTGCCACGGCTTGTTTACGGCTTTGCCTGGGCTCGGCCACGGTGGCGGGTGTGACTGCTGCAGGTGTGTTATTCCCGATAGTTCATCACGCCGCCATTAATACCAATTTGCTGGTGCTGGCCATAGGGGCGGGGAGCCTGTTTGGCTCACATGTAAATGATACGGCTTTCTGGCTCTGTAAAGAATATTTCAGGTTATCGGTCAAGGAAACACTTCGCTCATGGACAGTGATGGAGAGCCTGGTATCTGTAATAGGGCTTGCGGGCGTGCTGCTGTTAGATTTTTTGCTATAAACAGATTATACCTATTAAAAGTATTAAACCAATTCAAACCAAAAAACCTGCGTAACATGAAGAAAAAACTATACTAAAATCAAAAAAACGGCAGCAAAAGCGCTGCCTGGAACATGCCCTTTCTCCATTACCAATTTTTGAGAAGGAAGTAGAATTAAGATTAACCAATTGAATTAAACCTAAAATTATGGAAAAAAAAATCAAAGCATCTGGAATGATGCTGTCCAGTGCAATAAGTGTTCTTTTTACACTTATGTGTGCAGCGGATGTACGGGCAGAAAATGCCGTCGGTGCGCGAATCAGCGTCGAAATTAATGTACAAACAGTTACCGGTAAAGTGCTCGATGAAAAGGGTAACCCACTTGCCGGCGTTAGTGTAAGCGAAAAAGGTACTAAAAACGGTGTTGTGACCGATGTAAATGGTAACTACCGGATCCAGGTAGCTACAGATAATGCAGTGCTGTTATTCAGCTATGTAGGCTACAACCTCAAAACTGAGCCCGTGAACGGACGCAGCACGCTGAACGTTTCGCTCGAGCCAAAATCAACCGCCATCAGCGAGATTATTGTAACGGCCTTAGGCATCAAGCGCGAATCGAAAAAGTTAGGTTATGCTGCCGAAAACGTACGTGTGGGCGAAATAACCACCAACCGTTCAACCAACTTTGTCAATTCGCTTGAAGGTAAGGTAGCCGGTTTGGATATCTCTCCACCGGCAAGCGGCCCCGGCGGCAGTACCAAGATCAGGCTGCGCGGGCAATCAGCCTTTCAGGGTGATAATGCACCGCTGATCGTATTAAACGGTCTTCCATTATCGCAAAGCCCCTCAAGCACCAACGGTTATACACAGTCGGTGGATCTTGGTGATAATATGCAGCAGATCAACCCCGATGATATCGAAACGATGACGGTATTGAAAGGTGCAACGGCGGCAGCGCTCTACGGTTCGAGAGCGAGTAACGGCGCGTTGATCATCACCACCAAAAGCGGTAATAAAAACAGCGGCATCGGTATTGAGTTCACCTCAAACTTTACACAAAACCAGGCATTGGATTTTACCGACTTTCAGTACGAATACGGGCAGGGCGAAAATAACGTACGCCCCAAAACACAGGGCCAGGCCCAAAGCTCAGGCGCATGGAGTTTTGGCGAAAAATTTGATAACGCGCCTACTTACCAGTTTGATGGCGTGCAACGTCCTTACGCGCCCGAAAGAAACCGTATCAGCAAATTTTTCAGGCTTGCCAATGCCTGGACAAATACCATTGCATTTTCGGGCGGGAATGATAAAGGCAGCTTCAGATTTTCTTACTCTAACCAGGACGCGCAGGGTATAATACCCAATAATGATTATCATAAAAAGATCTTCAACCTTGGGCTCAACTACAACTTTACCCCCAAATTGTCGGCCCAGATTTATGTGAATTACGATCATGAAAATAACAACAACCCACCGGTAATTGGTATCCAGGGATCGTCGGTCACCAATTATATCTATCGTTATTCTAACTCGGTTAGTTTGGATGTACTAAAAGCAGCTGCGGTTGATGCCAACGGCAACGAAACGCCTACATCACGTTTCACTACCCTTACCAACCCGTACTGGATCATGAACAAACAATTTACAAAGCAAACCAAAGACCATCTTTTAGGTACTGCAACCCTCCGATACCAGTTTTTTGACTGGCTTTATTTACAGGGCCGCGTTAATATGGAGTACAGCACATCGTATTATGAGCAAAATTCACCAACCGGAACCCTGGCAAATGCGGCTGCGCCGGTTGGCCTTTACAATGGTAGCTATAACTCCAATGATAATACCTACCGCGCACTAAATGCCGACTTTTTACTGGGCGGCGGCCATAAATGGGGGCCATTTTCTTTTGATGCCACCGTAGGCGGAAATACTTTTCCATCTTCATCACAAGGATATACTGTTACCGCTACCAACTTTTATGTAAGAGACTTTTATACGCTCGGAAACGGTGTAACCAATACATCTGCCTTTGCAGTTTCCAAATCAACGGTAAACTCGCTTTATGGTACCGCCGAATTTGGCTATAAATCTTATTTATTTTTAAACGTAACCGGCCGTAATGATTGGTTCTCTGTGCTGAGCCCTGAGCATAACCATTATTTTTATCCCTCGGTAAGCGGCAGTTTTGTTTTTTCGGAGTTTTTAAAAAATCCGCCTTCATGGCTCAACTTCGGAAAAATCAGGGCTACTTATGCCAACGTGGGTAGTGCAAACGGCATCAGTCCTTACAGCAATTCGCTCACTTTCGCGCTTTCGCAAAACTCCTTCAACGGCATTCCGCTGGGGAGTATTAATAACGTAACCACGCCAAACCAGGCAATTAAACCTTATAGCGTAAAAGAAAAGGAAATCGGGCTTGAATTGCGCATGTTTAACAGCAGGGTAAACCTGGATGTGGCAGTATATGACAAACATACCACTAACCAGATTTTAAGTGTTGCCATCTCTAACGCATCGGGCTATACCGGCACCATTGTAAACCTTGGTGAGTTGCGAAACCGCGGTGCCGAGTTTTTGCTGGAATTGGTACCCATCAGGAAACCGAATTTCAGCTGGCGTTCGGCGTTTAATACTGCTATAAATACCTCAAAAGTTTTGGCGCTGGCCAACGGTCAAAAACAACTGACGCTGGGTACAGGAGAGTTCTTCGGTTCTATTGTTGACCAGGTAGGCCTTCCCTTAAACCAGATCCAGGGTTCAACTTACCGCCGGGATGCCAATGGTAAGATCATTGTATCGGGCGGTAAACCGGTAGCGAGTACATTACCGGCACTTTTTGGCAGTGCATTGCCCAAAGCAACAGGTGGTTGGGTAAATACATTCACCTATAAAAGGTTTACCCTGATGGCTCATATTGATTATAAAACAGGCGGTAAAATACTATCGAGCTCTAACCTGAACTTCCTACGTGAAGGTTTGTCGAAAGAATCGCTGGTGGGCAGGGAAGGAGGCGTAACCTTTGATGCGGTTAATGCCGACGGTACACCAAACACCACGGCCGTGAATGCTGAAGATTTTTATGCCAATTACCGCTCACAGGGCATCCTTGATCCTTTTATTTACAAATCAGACTTCATCAAATTAAGAAACGTTTCGGTTAGCTATGATTTTTCCAAGATGATGAAAGCTAAGTTTATTAAAGGGTTGGTGTTATCAGCAGTTTGCCACAACGTGCTCGTCATCAAAAAGTATACACCTAATATCGATCCGGAAGCAATTTCATCAAGCGGTGATATTTTAACAGGTTATGAGCAAAGCTCGCTGCCTACAACACGCACTTACGGCTTAAACCTAAATGTAAAATTTTAAAAAAGAACAATCATGAAAAAATATATAAAGATCATATTGTCGGCAGCCTGTCTGTTTTCGGCAGTAGGTTGCGATAAGGGGTTTAGAGATCTCAATGTGAACCCCAACAGCACAACCAGTCTCGATCCGGTGTTCCTGTTTTCCAATGCCGAAGTTTTAACTTATGCAGCGTTGATGGAAACCGAGCCAACCGTTGTTCAGCAGTTTATTGATCCCTTTGGAGGTGTAACATCGGCATTTAATTTTAACGTTTTAAACCAAACGTATACCGTTATGCGGTGGAATAATGCCTATCCCAACAGCATAAAATTGCTTGAACACATTTTACCCGCCACCAAAGCGGATGCATCAAAATCTAATTTATATAATGAAACCCGGATTTTGAGGGCGTATAATTATATGATGCTGGTAGATACCTATGGCGATGTGCCTTACAGTAATGCAGGGCAGGCTTATCTCAATTCGGTTTTCCAGCCTAAGTACGACAAGCAACAGGATATTTATGCCGACCTGGTAAACGAATTAACAACAGCCACGGCAGCTTTAGATGCCGGAAAAGATGTTGTTAAGGGGGATGTGTTTTATGCCGGGAGTATTCCGCAATGGAAGCGCCTGGGTTATTCGCTGTTACTGCGGATAGGAATGCGCTATTCCAAAACAGACGCGGGCAAGGCAAAAACTATTGTGCAGGCGGCCGTTGCCGGAGGCGTGATGCAATCTAATGCCGATAATTGTTTCCTGAAATATAACAATACTTATCCTAACCCGGTTACACAGCAAATTCAGCAATTAACCAATACCTATTATCTTGCCGAACCATTTGTTAACCAGTTAAAAAATACCGGCGACCCGAGGCTAAAATACATCGCGGCCATGTATGCCGACCCCGGGAAGGCCTTATCTCTTGCACCGGATACAACATCGGCCAACCAGTTTGGCCTGCCAATAGGTTATGATAGCGGTACATTACCAAGTGCACCCGGTTTTCGCGGCGTAAGTGGCTCCGGCTTTAAATATTCGCAGGTAAATTACAGTGTTTTTGGTAAAGTTACTGCCCCGCAATTTTTTGTAACCTATGCCCAAACGCAACTGTTATTGGCCGAGGCCGCTTTCAGGGGATATATCACCGGGACGGCAAGCACCTACTATAATAACGGTGTAAAAGCGGCCATGGATCAATTTGCCAGCTACGATGCTTCGGCGGTAATTAGCAGCGATGCCGAAAATGCTTATTTAAATAACCCGTTAAATGCATACAATGATGCCAACGCGCTGAAACTGATCAATACGCAGTATTGGATAACTTCGTTTGGAAACGGCGCCGAATCATGGGCCAATTTCAGAAGAAGCGGCTACCCGGCATTGTCGCCAAACACCTATCCAGGCAAGCAGATAAAAGGCAGTTTTGTGCGCAGGTATACCTACCCGCAAACCGAATCGGCCATTAATGCCGATAATTACAGGGCCGCTGTGGCCAGCATAGGTGGCTCAGACGATTTGGATACACCTGTGTTTTGGGATAAATAATACCCCCTGGTTAATATAATTCAATGCCCTGGCACCGGTTTGGTGTTGGGGCGTTGCTTTTGACAGGATTAAATAAAGGAGGGTAATCGCGACATTTTCAAGACCCAATCATTAGCTGGGTTTCAACTTTAAATATTACCACCACTGTAACTCCAGATTTGCTTTTAATCTCAAAACTACCTCCCAGCTGTTTGCTAAGCGCCTTCATCATCTCCATTCCCAATGATGCCGTTTCGGTTAAATTAAAATTGGGAGGCAGCCCCTTGCCATTGTCGGCAATACGCAAAGTAATGGTTTCGGGTGCCGATAATTGAGCGTCAATAAGTATTTCTCCGCCATCTTTCCCGAATGCATATTTAATGCTATTGGTGATGGCTTCATTTAATATGAGACCCATGGGCACGGCCTGGGATATATCAAGATTCACCTGGTCCAGATTTTCTTTAAACCTGATTTTCCGGTGTCCACAATCATAGCATGTGTAGAGGTATCTAACCAAATCGGTGATATAGTCGGCCATAATAATAGTAGCCACATTCGTTTTACTATAAAGCTTTTGATGAATGATCGATATGGCCTGTACCCGGTTTTGGCTATCTCTTATAGCATCCCTGGCGTCGGTATTTTGTAGATAGGCTGATTGCGTATACAGCAGGCTCATCACAATTTGGAGGTTATTTTTAACCCGGTGATGAACCTCACGAAGCAGCCATTCTTTTTCGGTGAGCAAATCCTGCTGACGACGTAACAGATCGTCCTTATCCTGAAGCAGGTTTTCTTTTTCATTTAGTAACAGGAAAAGTGAATTGTTCTGGGCGTTTATCTCTTCCTGTTTTATTTTTAGTTTAAAATTGCTGCGCTGTTTGCTTCGATAAGCCTGGTATAATACTCCGGCCAATATAAAACCAACTAATACGCCTGCAAAAGTGATATTTCGTTGCTGATGGATTTTTTCGAGGTTGTTTTTTTGTATTGTGGATTGATTATTTAGTTCCTGGATTTTCTTATCCTTTTGTGCCGATAAATATTTCGTTTCAAGTTCATTGATTTGTTTACTTGTTGTAACACTGGTAAGAGAATCTTTGATGATTTTTATTCGCTGAAAGCCTTTCAATGCCGCCAGTAAATCACCCTTGGCCGAATCGACCATGAATCGGTGCTGATAAATGGTCATTTTTGAAAGCACCGACATTTTACCTGTTGACAGCGCTTCCAGCATCTTCAGTTCATCGCTTAATTTTCCCCATTCTTTGGTAAGCAGGTAATGCTTAGGCAGCGGATCGTAGGCGGCAATGACCTGAATTTTGTTTAACGGTAGATGTATTGCGCCAAACTGCGGTAAGCTATGAGCAATTACTTACCGGTCAAGTCGCGTCTGTATTAGATAAAACCTTGGACAATCTGCAACAATTGATCTGAAATTGTTATCATCACTGTTTGTGCCCAAGCTTTATTATAGCCTTCAAAAAATCTTGCTTTCGAACCCTGAGCCCACAAATTATGGAAAAGCCCCGCATTTAAGCGATCAAACCGACTCGATTAAAATCGTAACCAATTATGAATGCTGATCGCCAACCCAGATCTGTTTTTATATAAGAAGATGTCAATTAGAAGACTGAAATATCTGACACATTTAGATAGTGATCAAGAACGCTCTGATGATTTATAGATTTGGTGGTTAATATCTGAAATTATAAAAAAAACAAGGTGTTAGATTTTAATCTTAAAAAGATCACTCTTCATTTAGGATTGCTTTCACTGAAAATTTAAAACGCTCGTTAGGTAGATTTCGATTAAGTATTCTGATTATCAAATAGATATTGAACGTTGCAGAGTCAATAGACCATGATTTTACCGTCGAACACTTATTTGATAAGCTGCCGTTAATAAATTAGGCCTTGATCTTTTAATACAGACCTGATCGTTCTTTTTCGCTTGATATTTTTAATCTTGATTTTAATCTACAGATAATATTATATAATTTCTATAGAAATAGTAGTATTTATCAAATCTTTTTCTACATTTGTGCCAGTAAACAAAATCACTACCATTAAATAGTTTAAAAGCAACCACCATGCAACCCGAACATTTACTCAAAAACGGCTTTGCTAAACATCAATTACCTGCTACTGCTTTTACCTGCTGTTGTACTTCTTGTTGTTGCTGTTAATAAGGCAACATTGGGAGTTTCTCCCTTCCTTTTAACCTGTTTTAACTAAACAGGTTCCCGATCAATTTTTAATTAACAGGTGCTTATACCGGTAATGCGGACCGCTATAAGGTGCCTATGCTATAATCACTTAATCAGATTTTATCATGACCCTTAACGACGTTTCCCTCATCGGGAAGAAGGTATTGGTGGGCATTATTGTAACCATCATCCCTTTCATTATCATCTTCGGAGGCCTGTGGCTTGGTCGCAAATTGCTTGATAGAGCGCCAAAGGCTAAAACCTCACAAATTGTTCAACCTCAAAACAGCAAT
The sequence above is a segment of the Mucilaginibacter celer genome. Coding sequences within it:
- a CDS encoding gluconate:H+ symporter is translated as MTILVLILGILLLVALITWAKVNAFLAFIIVALLAGCCFGMPFTAVIASVNKGLGDTLGSVAIIIVLGAMLGKLVAESGAAQRIAHFMHGLFGARYVSYAMALTGFIVGIPLYYNVGFILLVPIIFSVASSYRLPLLYVGMPMLTALSVMHGFLPPHPSPMTLVSVFHADVVKTFGYGLIIAAPAIIIAGPIFSATLKKIGPNGLQFAGSSVNLPADELPGIVNSICSSLLPVVLIGVAYLLPVLFGETSFIKNIASWLAEPIIAMLVTIIISTYTLGLYKGRPLAKIMDAYVSAVKDIAMVLLIIGSAGALKQVFVDSHLSDALAGMLINSTMHPLLLAWLATACLRLCLGSATVAGVTAAGVLFPIVHHAAINTNLLVLAIGAGSLFGSHVNDTAFWLCKEYFRLSVKETLRSWTVMESLVSVIGLAGVLLLDFLL
- a CDS encoding SusD/RagB family nutrient-binding outer membrane lipoprotein, producing the protein MKKYIKIILSAACLFSAVGCDKGFRDLNVNPNSTTSLDPVFLFSNAEVLTYAALMETEPTVVQQFIDPFGGVTSAFNFNVLNQTYTVMRWNNAYPNSIKLLEHILPATKADASKSNLYNETRILRAYNYMMLVDTYGDVPYSNAGQAYLNSVFQPKYDKQQDIYADLVNELTTATAALDAGKDVVKGDVFYAGSIPQWKRLGYSLLLRIGMRYSKTDAGKAKTIVQAAVAGGVMQSNADNCFLKYNNTYPNPVTQQIQQLTNTYYLAEPFVNQLKNTGDPRLKYIAAMYADPGKALSLAPDTTSANQFGLPIGYDSGTLPSAPGFRGVSGSGFKYSQVNYSVFGKVTAPQFFVTYAQTQLLLAEAAFRGYITGTASTYYNNGVKAAMDQFASYDASAVISSDAENAYLNNPLNAYNDANALKLINTQYWITSFGNGAESWANFRRSGYPALSPNTYPGKQIKGSFVRRYTYPQTESAINADNYRAAVASIGGSDDLDTPVFWDK
- a CDS encoding SusC/RagA family TonB-linked outer membrane protein; its protein translation is MEKKIKASGMMLSSAISVLFTLMCAADVRAENAVGARISVEINVQTVTGKVLDEKGNPLAGVSVSEKGTKNGVVTDVNGNYRIQVATDNAVLLFSYVGYNLKTEPVNGRSTLNVSLEPKSTAISEIIVTALGIKRESKKLGYAAENVRVGEITTNRSTNFVNSLEGKVAGLDISPPASGPGGSTKIRLRGQSAFQGDNAPLIVLNGLPLSQSPSSTNGYTQSVDLGDNMQQINPDDIETMTVLKGATAAALYGSRASNGALIITTKSGNKNSGIGIEFTSNFTQNQALDFTDFQYEYGQGENNVRPKTQGQAQSSGAWSFGEKFDNAPTYQFDGVQRPYAPERNRISKFFRLANAWTNTIAFSGGNDKGSFRFSYSNQDAQGIIPNNDYHKKIFNLGLNYNFTPKLSAQIYVNYDHENNNNPPVIGIQGSSVTNYIYRYSNSVSLDVLKAAAVDANGNETPTSRFTTLTNPYWIMNKQFTKQTKDHLLGTATLRYQFFDWLYLQGRVNMEYSTSYYEQNSPTGTLANAAAPVGLYNGSYNSNDNTYRALNADFLLGGGHKWGPFSFDATVGGNTFPSSSQGYTVTATNFYVRDFYTLGNGVTNTSAFAVSKSTVNSLYGTAEFGYKSYLFLNVTGRNDWFSVLSPEHNHYFYPSVSGSFVFSEFLKNPPSWLNFGKIRATYANVGSANGISPYSNSLTFALSQNSFNGIPLGSINNVTTPNQAIKPYSVKEKEIGLELRMFNSRVNLDVAVYDKHTTNQILSVAISNASGYTGTIVNLGELRNRGAEFLLELVPIRKPNFSWRSAFNTAINTSKVLALANGQKQLTLGTGEFFGSIVDQVGLPLNQIQGSTYRRDANGKIIVSGGKPVASTLPALFGSALPKATGGWVNTFTYKRFTLMAHIDYKTGGKILSSSNLNFLREGLSKESLVGREGGVTFDAVNADGTPNTTAVNAEDFYANYRSQGILDPFIYKSDFIKLRNVSVSYDFSKMMKAKFIKGLVLSAVCHNVLVIKKYTPNIDPEAISSSGDILTGYEQSSLPTTRTYGLNLNVKF
- a CDS encoding sensor histidine kinase, coding for MLEALSTGKMSVLSKMTIYQHRFMVDSAKGDLLAALKGFQRIKIIKDSLTSVTTSKQINELETKYLSAQKDKKIQELNNQSTIQKNNLEKIHQQRNITFAGVLVGFILAGVLYQAYRSKQRSNFKLKIKQEEINAQNNSLFLLLNEKENLLQDKDDLLRRQQDLLTEKEWLLREVHHRVKNNLQIVMSLLYTQSAYLQNTDARDAIRDSQNRVQAISIIHQKLYSKTNVATIIMADYITDLVRYLYTCYDCGHRKIRFKENLDQVNLDISQAVPMGLILNEAITNSIKYAFGKDGGEILIDAQLSAPETITLRIADNGKGLPPNFNLTETASLGMEMMKALSKQLGGSFEIKSKSGVTVVVIFKVETQLMIGS
- a CDS encoding IlvD/Edd family dehydratase, which translates into the protein MSQFRSADWFGKTGKMGFLYRSWMKNQGMPADLFDGRPVIGICNTWSELTPCNAHLRDLAESVKRGVFEAGGFPVEFPIMSLGETLLKPTAMLFRNLASMDAEESIRGNPIDGVVLLTGCDKTTPSTMMGAASVGLPTIVVPGGPMLNGKYRGTDIGSGTAVWKLTDDLKTGKITNDEYLAAESCMSRSAGHCMTMGTASTMACMVESLGMCLSQAAATPAVDSRKKVLAQLSGRRIVEMVKEGLTISKVLTRTAFENAIKVNAAIGGSTNFIIHLTAIAGRIGVDLCLDDFDRLGSKIPLLLNLMPSGKYLMEDFYYAGGMPVVLKELSKELDLDAITVTGKSHAENIKDEGICYNNDVIAGHDSPIIPEGGIAVLKGNLAINGAVIKPSAATPSLMQHTGRAVVFETIEDYHARVDEPELDIDETCVMVLKNVGPVGYPGMPEVGNMVLPKKLLDKGITDMVRISDGRMSGTAYGTVVLHVSPESAIGGNLALVENGDLIRLDVPARTIDLLVDEAELEKRRQLWKQPAYHTDRGYVSMYQRHVQQADKGADLDFLVGNSGSVVTRDSH